The nucleotide sequence GTTCCTCACGAAAAGCTTTTGCTTTTACAGTAATTATGCGAATTAATTTTCTGAAGAAAACCCAACAGATTAGCTAGGAACAGATTCGACCTAGAAGACAAAGGAGTCCGTTCGCAACCTTCTTCCACATCAGACCTCCATACTTATCTCGAACACACGATAGATTCTGATGGCGACAAGAAGACGATGAAATGAAGTGACTGAAAGGGCCTCCATCTCCATGTGCACGCTAGCTAGCTGCTCGGACAATGAATCGATACCTTCGCGCAAAATTATTACTGAATCAATGAGCCTATTTTAAATTCTCCACCAAGACGAGGACGTTAAAGAACGGACGAGATTACAAAAAGTGGGACAAGATGGAGCTTTGACAGCTCCCATTTTGATTGTAGTAGACAGTGGCATTTGGCTAAGGACAGAACGGAGGATAAGATCTCTTTTCACCACATGACGGTTAGCTACAAATAGTTCGTAGATTTGGCATCATGCCCTTCCACTCTTCTATTGCTACAAGATATGAGATCTCTCATTACAGATTTACAGGCACATGCAGCATGTCATAGCTTCTGGTCCAATGCTATGCAAAAGTTTCAAAATATATTGTTAACTTGAACTCGGGACCAAAAAGGAGAAACAAAagtaatggatttttttttttaaatttttaatcaatttgtgCCTCCTTAAGGATACATATACAAGCTAATTAatcataagtaaattaaatggcaCTTGCAGACGCACAGGCACAAATTCATTCCCATAATTCCCTCAAACTTAACAGGCAGAGAGTTAAGTagcatcaatcgattgattggcaTGATCAGCGCCTGGGAGGGCACTGGTAGCACTTGGTGAAGAGGCCAAATGTGTCCACCTGGTGCACGAAGTTGATCATGCTCGCCCACCCTCCAAACCCAAACCCAACGACCAGCACCCACACCGCCACGAACACGTTGACGCAGTAGTGACCCACCCAGCCTCCTAGAAAAGACGGAGGCCTCTCCACGGCATTCTGTCGAACAGTTAATCGCCATGGCAGAGAATTAGCACACTCAAAGCGAATTAAACAAAACTGAAACTTTGTCTAGCAAATTTAGACACCTCTCTTGCTGAAGCCGGAGCGAAGGTGATCATGTGAGCCATGGCAGGGATGATGTAGACCGTGAAGCtaacgagaagggagccgacggtgGAGTTGATGGGGCCAAAGAAGGGGAATACGATCGCTAGGAACCATATGGGAATCACCACGGGGAGTCTCGCCAGTGCCCGCTTCAACACGCTCTTCGTCTCGTGCATGCCGATCGCCTTCTCCCACACGAAATAAAGAGGCGTGCACGCGAATCCGAAGGTTATAAACTGCATGTGCATGAGCATATACATATAAGCAACGTTAAAATGATAAATATGGAAGTGTTGCAATGTGTTTAGTTGATTAATTACCTGATGGATGAGCATGAGAATGACAGCAGTGTCCCTGAAACCAGTCCTCGGAAGCAAGGAGAAGGCATTAGAATGATTGAGGAGCATGTCCCCGAAGGCCCAATACATGGCAGCTGCTGATGGAAGGGTGAGAGTTAGCACATAAAGTGTGGCAAACAGGTACACAAGCTTAAACTTCTGTGGCTTCCACATGGCATGCATGATCTCTCTGCAGAATCAAAAATCTAAACAGTTAGTACGAAgaggtttatatatatatagaaaaacaATTCGTTGGTCGGAAGGGATTAAAATAATTGTCTCACACTGTGACAGCATGGCCTCCAAAAGTGTAGAGAATGTTAGTAGCACCTGTGAAGTATAGTACCATCGTGGTCGGACCTGAATGGACGACACCTTCCACCTTGAAATAGATCAAAACATTCTCTAGAGGATGAGAAATTAATAAGAAGGGTAGGTGCATGCTTAGTGGCTAATTACAAACCTGGCCATGGATCAAGGCAGCTATTGCTAGATACCATGCGGTAAAGGTGGTCATCATGAGGCCTAGGAAGGACCAGATTCTGTAATTGTGGAAGGAAGGGATGAAAACTGTTGTGGCACAACATGCCCCAAATACGTAGGTCCAGGTTCTCTTGTCGAGATTATCATTAATGTAGTAAATGTTGCTGCAAATTAAAACAGCAGCAGATCATTTAACACTAGAGATAATTAGTTAGGAAAAGCTAGCATTTGTTGTAGGTTCGTTCATTTGCATAAGTACCTTGCACATGCTATTAACTGAATCACTGAACCAAAAAGAAGGAACGTGCAGTTGAAGAATAGACCAGCGTTCCTCCAGTGCTTCCCAAGAAGCCCGTCGAGCACTTCAAACCACTGAAGAGAAATTGAAACCATATTAATTTATTGACGTTTTTAAGAATTAATTTCAGATTTATGCATGGGttgatttttttctttctctGGTCATATCAATCGAATCACCTGAATGACATGGTTCCTGAAGTCCACCTTCTCCCTTTCCTTCCTCGTTCTGTACTCCACATAGAGCACACTGATAAGGTATGCAGTCCAGCTCCCCATCAGCCCATAAAACAGCTGAAACAGGACGCCCGAGAGCATCCCCAGCTGGGAGAAGGAATATGGCAGTGTGAGCAGCACTTGAGCTACCTGAATTAATCAAAACCACATGAGAACAAAGCAAAGAGCCAAGATGAATGAATGCGCGCATGCCTATACGCAAACCTGGTTGGAAGCACAACTGAACCAAGCATCGTAGACAGAACCCCCATGCCAGAGGTATCTTGAGAGCTTGCTCTTGGAGGCTTTTGCCTCGCCGCCTTCAGTCTCCATCTCGACGTAATTCCCGGCGATGATGGTCTCCACCTTCTCAGAAGCCatgctctctctctcttttttctctTCCTATGGCTTGTAGTAATCGGTAGCTGTGAGACATCTCCAGTGATTATAAAGAATCTTCTCCAAACTTTCCTTCAACTTTTTTCCTTTCTCATAGTGGAGGCTGGGGCCGAGGCCTTGAGGCAGCGCACGAGCGGCTTGCCCCACCAAAGCTAGCCATGGTGAGTCATGGACCAATCTATGGTCGTATAAGTTAGCCTCTCATATACGTAAACGAATGAAATTGATGTAGAAATAGTATATGTACATGGAGAACAGAAGATCTCATGACTGCAACAAATGGAAGCTTGTGCGACAAGCAGAGATGGGTTAAGATGACTTAACCTAGAATTGCAGGAAAGAACAGGTTCTCAGAAATGGGCTGAATGATTGCATTTGGAGATGAGGGAAGTGCCTCACATCATGAGTGCACACATGTTACAACTGGCTGACACCATTAGATTAAGCAGTGGGGAACAGGGGGATCCTAAATCCTTATTGATTGGACAGAACAGAGTTTAAGGAGCTCAACCAGGAGGCAGCCATTCTTATCTTAATATTCATGCATCTTCTAGCTTCTAACGATCCATCCAAGCTTTGCTTAAAGTGATCTTAGCACAATTTAATAACGAGTGCGGTGGGTGAGAGCAATCATGCTTCCCTTCACTCTGTCTAAATgcaattatttattaaatttgttaaaaacaagtcaaaggaaaagaaaggagagtgacTCCGATTAAACCAATGAATTGAAAGTAACCCGTGGATCATTACTATCCAAGCTATTGTTTTAACAAGTGAAAGTGGACTAGGCATGCAAAGTTTCATTTCATAAGTCATCATTTCCAAGACTTCCGCTTCATCAATGATAATTAGTTCCATAAATCCTAAGGCATCATCGCTCTTTAACTATTGCGCACTAACATAAGTGAATCATTGAAGTGCTAGTTTGATATCAAATGAAATAGAAGGTGACGTGGCGGACATAAGAGCCCATGTGTGGTGTGGTCAAGTGAAATGTCAAGACACTCAATCAAGAGTCAAGCGGAATTATAAGTCTAGGAGATCAGATCGAGTTAAAACAGACCCTAGTCAACGTCAGACTCCTCTAGCTTGGTCCATTCGGCTCCTGTAGCTCGGTTCACCCTACTCCTCCAACTCGATCCATCCGACTCTTTCAGCTCGGTCATCCCGAGCTCCCCTGTTATGTCACTCCCGATTCCCTAAGCTTGGCAACTCTCGACTCCTTTGGCCCTATTCGTTCTAGACATCTTGGGGGTGTTGGGATAAGCAAAGAACGTGGAAGGATCAGAGACATGGATAACTGACTATTCGAACATTGGCCAAGGTATAAAAGGAAGCCGATGACACCGATCTCAAAATAAAAGTATAATTCTTGTTCATGTTTAATCTTGGAACAAGTTGACGTGAATTCTGATTAAGATAATGCTGAAAAAGTTGGCATAAAGATTGATAGATATGGATTCAGCAGTCGTTTATTGGCTATGCTATCCACTATCCATAGATTAGTTACTACAAGGTCGATCTTGATAgtaccaattcctcctcttttgCAACTTTTTGCTTTAATATCCTCACAACATGCATTGGTTTGCTATCTCTTCAGGACCATATTTTTGACCTTGAAATGTCAGTTAGGTGATACTTTTTTTTCCCCAAAGGCCACATGTGTGAGATGAGACGTTCCCCTAAGAAAGTTAGGCTGTGACCTCTTTTACTGCTTTATGCATTCATCAGTCATCATCCTTTTTTTCTGGTTAAATGAATCTTCTTCATCATCAggaactttattttttttcatcaagGTAAAGCTGATCCATCTCGAGTCCCATGCACGTGCACCAAATGATAAGCTGAATTCTTTGCTTGCCTAATTCTTTGCACCAAATCTTCAGATCTTGTGTTGTCCCAATCACGTACATATGGGTCATTTGTAATTGTAGTTGATTATGAAAATTGCCTTTCTTACTAATTGTAAGTCTATTGCCAGTGTTTCGCATCACTTACCAATAGAGATGCATTGAAAAAAGAGACGAGCCTGGTGTGTCAATTTTAGATTAGGTCATTCAAATTGATTCGGTCTGAAAGCGAGAAACATGATACGTTAATTTGATGACTTCAGTATCGTGAGAAGATGAAAACCCTGGTGATGCAGATGAATCTATGcaacaaaaataagaaataagagaagattgAAAGTGTGAGTTATCGAGCCAGAGAGGGGGTCCCTGACACAGgtacttcgacgctcaagtcatcaCAGTATTACTGGCGAAAAAGgtgaaagaagatgaacagtagtgtaGATGCGCGTGTACCTAGCCAACGAAGAGGACTCCCTTTTTATATTGGCCCTCATAACTTCTGCAATAATAAGTCGTTAGAGAATGTCTGGTGTCAAAATATGTCAGGTGATAGAGTATGTACAGTAGTCCTACTCTAGTCAGAGGAAGGTTTCATTTGATGTATATGCCAGAATAAGAGAATATTCTCTGATAAGTAACTGTTATTCTCTTATAGGTTGTTACGATTCTCTAATAATACTGTCTTCTAGAGGAGATCCAACCGACTCTACGGCTAGGCAGATGTAACTAGGAGCCACACCCAGGAGAGGTGAGGAATTGAGTTTGGTAGTCTGATCTGCTCTGGGGCTAAGCGGATATATGCTGGAAGCCGCGCCCAGGAGAGATGAGGAACTGAGTCCGGATACATCCATTGTTAATGTACTGGCCTGGCTACTCTTGCCTTGCATGCTAAATGTACCATCAAATGCACCATTATTGTGAAAAAAGATATAACTCATTCTTCAGTTTTTTGTAACTCATCTTCTCTTAAGGACTTTCCACACACTCTCTTAAAATATTCACACAAAATGATTAATGGCGCAACTAGTTTTTTTTGACAACACTCGACAAAGAGCAATTGGAAAGAAATattccataatgacatgataatCATGACTTTTTAATCCCATAATTATATTCTACAACGTCCAACATTAATACACTTTGAAATGTCAGATGACATACCATCAGGGACACGAATAGCTTTAATAATTGaacaaaatattttcttttcaggTTTACTCAAAGAATAACAAGCAGTTGGAAAATAATAAGTACCATCTAGTTATTTTTGCAGCCATAATTGTTTCATAATGCCTAAAATTTTTAAAGCTCTGCACTCGTCAACATTATCTTTGCTCTTGGTTGGATCATTTAAAAGTGTATCAAGGATATTGtcacaaatatttttttcaataagcATGGGATCCAAATTATGTATGATCAAATTAAACTCCTATTAAGGAAgagtaaaaaatatactttttttcGCCACATTTGTTCAATTGACCAGTGTTTTATTCATATAGTTGGCTTCGATACATTACTCTTACCATACAAGACATTTTTGTTTAGAGTCATTTTAAGAACATCATATCCAGACAACGAAGACAGATCGAATGATGGGACACtcgggagctagaggggggtgaatagctcgctcgCTTCTTCGATGATATCTTGCAGTGAAAAATCAAAGTGAATACTCCACCAATGCTAATAtaaaggatttacttagtatccaccttaacgaagtgactaatccaaggatgcACACATGAGCACACTCTCCATTAtcaaaaatactccttctcggaaaCACTCCAAAGGTGGAGAAACTTCATACAACACTCTCAACACACTCAACAAGAATATAATACAATGtaagaagtaaatacaagatTACAAGTGAAAAACCTCTTCTTGCCTAATCTCTTGTTGATGTAGAAGCCTCTTGTAAGTttggaaatgcaacaacacttcaaCCCTAAGCTCCCAAGAACTGGCGATGAGTTGTCGTGAAGAAGTGGAGAGAAGAGTCTCATGAACAACTACAacgaaaacccttttctagggctTCTTTGGGCACCGTAATCGATTAGGCATTCTCCTAATCGCTTACCACGTCAGCAACTCAATTTGAACCTATAGAATGACCATATTTTTGAATCTTAAGCGAGTGCCCCAATCGCTTAAGCAAGGCATGAtcaattaccctaatcgattacgcTCCTTTCTATTTGATTGCTACAAGGCCATAAGTGATTAAGCAACTTTGCTTAATAGCTTACCAACCTTTCTATTTCTTTACAGAAAGAACCTTAAGCGATCACCTTGATCACTTTAGAAGGGATGAATCGATTAGCTTGATTGATTCCGCTCCCTTATGCTCGATAGTGAGAAACACCATTCTTAATCGCTTACCTCAGCTTATATTTCAAACAGAAGGTTTCTTAAGCAATTTCCTTAATCGCTTATGGCCTGCTGAATCACTTACTTTAAGCGATTCAACACCCTTCTATTCTCGCGATTTTGAGCCTTAAGCGATTAACCTAAAGCTTAATCATTTAAGATATGCTAAATCGATTGTCCTAATCGATTTGGCAACCCTAGCTCCTAAATGAGTCCTAGGATTCCTTGCCCAACATTCGATCAACCGTGgcatgtttgaactcctcattgcctagcatctggtcacccttgatcagttgggacttctccaccaagtgtctggtcaatcatttgacctacttagacttttctcctcgtgccaagtgttcggttctTCATGACCCATTTGAACTTCCAAATACtaggtatctggtcaacctttgatTCACCTGAATTTTTAACTACACGGTTTTACTCATCAGGACTTACTCACTACCCAACTTCACTGATCAGGACTTCCtatatgtctggcttcacttaccagaactTTCTATCCGTCtgacttcattcactaggattttctatctatatggcttcactcactaggactttccatctgtttgacttcactcatcaagactttcccaatcaaatatttggtcaaccttgacctacttaacttatGGTCAACATTTGACCATCAATCTCCCAAATAGACAATTGCACCAGCAATCTTCATAtactatcaaacatcaaaacttaggcatcaagactcaagtttgagccaattcaagcttagtcaagcTGGTCAACTGACCTAGGGGGAGGTTATCGGCATCGCGAAAAAGGGGATAACccttggcttgaaggcgcctcctatggaggttggaCCTCAACAGGCTATTTAAGCCTGGTCCAAGCAGCAGTAGGAAGATAACATAAACTTGCAATCTTTCTTCCGTGTGCTACTCAAAGGATGATCCGACAAAGTCGTAACTCGACTCTGACAATTGGAAGCCTTTATTTCTCCTGCCttatttgtcggtatacttttagtTAGTGCATTAATATTGTAATTTAAAGTTGTAATTTTCCGAAGCTATAGTGATTGCACATCGAAAGTactcttacgtgcgggccttgtagtaggagtcgctacaagctccgaaccaagtaaatccttggtgtttgTGTTTTGTTTGTCTCTCTTATTTTCGTTGCGTACTTACGAAACaaattagccacgagtgctattcacccctcccctctagcatttttcgatcctacatcacATGGCTATGTGAGATCTCTAGAGAGCAAGAAGAGCATGGTTGTgtgatctcacacggtcgtgtgggattTCTAGAGGACAAGAAGACTGTGGcagtgtgaatccacatggtcatGCTACCTGACTAGAGGCCAAGCAGAGGCTGACCATGTGGATGCCACACGGCGATGGCACGAGCTGTGCTAAGCCCGTGCCCAACACTCTTTAAAGGGTTCCTTCCCCTTTCTAAGGGGATGAAGGTTCTCCCTTTGGGAGATCCATCTTGGTTTCGATCTACACCTTCTCTACCCTCCGTTTATCGATCCAAAGCCATTTTCATCATCTCATCAACTCCAggagcaaggattggatccaaagaccaCTCAATGCATCGAATAAGCTTCTTCTCCATTCTTCTTGTAGTTTAGGTTTGGATTCTTTTAATTCTTATGTCTTTGGATTCTTTCCTCTGTGTTATGGAATAAATATgatgttctaggattaagggagtaattgtgatgtggattgatgtaagaactcatgaATATGCCAATTTTCTATCTATATGACATTGCTATGCTTTGTATCTAttttatctaatgtgtatgaattGTTCTTGAGCTAAATTCACATGCTTGATTGAATATTTATGTAGAATTGTTCATCTCATAGAGGGAATGTCCTAAATCTATGATCGAGGGGCCCTAGTAACAAGGGTATCCTGTTACCGAACGTCTATAGCATTACCTTGAAAGAAGAAGCAATTCTCCACATGGAAGCAGGGAATTAGACATAATTGTAGTTTTTATTTCTATGTTAATGAGTGCTAGTGtgttcttgtgatttatgaccgggggccctagtgataggggtatctCATTACctgacttcataggaatcactttctTTCAGTAGTGTACaatatgaatctaacttcctCAAGTCCATAGGAATAGAGGATAGGCGGTAGGTGATCTATGCTACATTGATtaacatcacaatgaaaccgaaccccTGGAACATTTCCCAAGCCAAGTTCTCCAATACCTttcctctttctctttctcttctcactTTACTTCTCCTCTCTTAGTACATAACTCTCAACCctcgattgtttagctaattcgttgtGAGGAATCATTAGTGCTTATAACTAGTTCTCATGAgattgataatcttttattatttgACAACACCCGTGCACTTGCGGGCATGCATCATTTGTCTTTCTAACTCTATGGTATAGGTGAATGAAAGCAAGAGACGACTAGAAAATAGAGCTCTAGGTGCTCAAAGcttgtccgggtgcctggagATCTAGGCGCCTGGAGGTCCAGACACTCAAAGTTGCTCCGATGGCCTCAGTAAGGGGCTTCAAGGGAGACCAAGTAGACACCAGGATGGTCCAAGCGCTTGGAGCATGTCCAGATGCTTAGACAAGCAAAGTTCATCCAGAAGATAATTTGGAACATGACGATTGTGTTGgaacccaaggttgttttggtgtgattaacaacttaagttaggtcctgtcggtttttaaccttatgtctaagtgtgcataagcttaggagcacaggtagtcgagcggaagacgtagctggcgagaaggacggcacgcggtgcgtctgatgGACGAgtcgctgcgaaagagtacaccggcggacgagaaggaagcgtgtggtagttctgagggacgagaagccagagcgaatgattgctcagggagcaagagacgcagctagcgagaaggtcggcacggggtgcgaccgagggacgaagactgcggatgagtatgctggcggacgagaaggaagcacgcgacaattccgagggacgagaagctggagtggaagcctgctcgagaagaccggaagttgggttcgagtgagccctattccggatggcagagatcacccaagcgaatagaatcggagcagaagacccagaccgaggtggGCGGAACCGAAACAGAGGGCCCAGACCAAAAAAGTCAACATAGGTTGACTTTGGggtcctgggcgcccggaacccttctttcgagcgcccggaccagaatTTCATCTAGATCACGATCAAACTACTATCCGTgcgtaggggataaaattttatccccccaaaggcacctggaacccttcggggtgctccgaccaaggctataaatacagccttggtccaaaagctttcaaCGAACAAGAAATTATGTATTttaacacttgtgcgcttccagtTGTAGTTTAACTTCTATTTCTTTGTGCGTCATTgatataagaggtttctccgcctgaaggagtattagtgcgacactttccttggattaacaacctccccggttgtaaccaagtaaaacctttgtgagcctcttcttttagtttttgcttatctattttatgcaagtgttagtttaagaaagttcAAAAAGGGTTGTgctttttatttttgcagggctattcaacccccccttctagccggccaatgcgatccaacaagtggtatcagagcaaggacgcgtcagaaggactaaccaccgactgaagcaacaagatggttgaaatgagcatctacccaccaacgttcgagggggagttcgctttttggaagcgacggatggaggtttattttaaaaccgattttaATTTGTTATTGATAATGACATATggttttgatatgcccaaaaacaaagaaggaaaataacttgaggagcatcaatggactgacgagcagCGGGACGAATTCATaacaaatggtaaggctgagtcTTGCCTTTTAAGCGTACTACCTGCCaaggatctcgacagagtcgaaaaatacaaaagcacaaaagaactttggaaaaagttcttgaTGCTATACGAAGAACCAGTTGAGGTCAAAGTCGACTCCTCAATGGACATTGAGCCTGTTggattcttcgggccgcgaaaaccgctttttcgcgtcgcggaaaccccgagtcacccaaagccatggaactcgtgcaaagattcgtaaacaaaatttttgaaaaaccttttcttgtacgagtttgtaaaaactttagatctacactaaagttaagatcattacccttgtagcgaagcccttcgcgttcccgcttgtccaagatgtcgccggatctctagttgtcaaagtagacaacctctatatgtatccacacggacacaagtagaaggagatgaccaaaacacaaggtgtgctagcaccaatagagtgttcggccaaggaatgggagaaggagaagagagagcacccaagggagaagaagagtgaatgaatcaattagaggaaaaaaaaaacaccttagccatcaagtggccggccactctaggaggtgtaaaacccccacattaattccaattaatgtggagaccattaagagttgtaacccccatgaggtggcactctaggatgatgtggatcaacactattggtccacatcttgccacctcactaaatgacatgacaacaagtgtaacctcctcatttaatgtgggccggccacattaaatgctatggaggcttgtaacctccatgaggtggcacacattgatgatgtggagcaatcctattggtccacatcttgccaactcactagtgatgtggcaaaaagtcaagtcaaacatgactttttctcttcctctcaaatcaagtcaaacttgatcaaatctatctcatggttgatctaatccaaccatatgattcaagccaacttaatataatgaatctaattcattaaattaagttgatttaatgagtcataatctaaattagactcattaaatacatgaatcaacttgagtccaactcaattagcccaatttggattactcttaatccaatatgattcatcaaatgaatctaattctcttggttcatcatatgaaccaaatctccatctaattgtccttagtgtgtgaccctatatgttcttgtaacgttggcaatgccctaaacccatttaggagcataagtaatgagcggtatctagcaacacatcattactacccaagttacaagaatgtcgagatccgacatcaccttgtgactatcaattgtgactcctcacaaaatatgtcaaatgtccttctatccttgacatctagattgatcaatgtgaggcatagaccgtgtcatcctctaatca is from Zingiber officinale cultivar Zhangliang chromosome 7B, Zo_v1.1, whole genome shotgun sequence and encodes:
- the LOC122005292 gene encoding auxin transporter-like protein 3 encodes the protein MASEKVETIIAGNYVEMETEGGEAKASKSKLSRYLWHGGSVYDAWFSCASNQVAQVLLTLPYSFSQLGMLSGVLFQLFYGLMGSWTAYLISVLYVEYRTRKEREKVDFRNHVIQWFEVLDGLLGKHWRNAGLFFNCTFLLFGSVIQLIACASNIYYINDNLDKRTWTYVFGACCATTVFIPSFHNYRIWSFLGLMMTTFTAWYLAIAALIHGQVEGVVHSGPTTMVLYFTGATNILYTFGGHAVTVEIMHAMWKPQKFKLVYLFATLYVLTLTLPSAAAMYWAFGDMLLNHSNAFSLLPRTGFRDTAVILMLIHQFITFGFACTPLYFVWEKAIGMHETKSVLKRALARLPVVIPIWFLAIVFPFFGPINSTVGSLLVSFTVYIIPAMAHMITFAPASARENAVERPPSFLGGWVGHYCVNVFVAVWVLVVGFGFGGWASMINFVHQVDTFGLFTKCYQCPPRR